The Methanococcus voltae PS genome segment TTAATAAGTAAAACTGGGCATTTTGCATGTTTTAAAACTCTTTCAGCAACACTACCTAATAAAAGTCTATCAAATCCAGTTTTACCTGTTGTGCCCATTACAATAAGGTCAGCGTCAATTTTTTCTGAAAATTCAACTATTTCCTTTTCTGGGTTTCCTTCTAAAACTTGATTTTTAAATGATACGTCATATTTTCTTGCAGCTTTTGCAACAAGATGTAATGCGTTGTCTCCTTCTTCTTCGAGTATCTCTTTTAAGTTACTCCATAATCCGTCAGCAGGTATTT includes the following:
- a CDS encoding universal stress protein encodes the protein MQYKKILVPTDGSDVSIEAIEHAVSIAKTTGAEIYGVYVLDTTPYTEIPADGLWSNLKEILEEEGDNALHLVAKAARKYDVSFKNQVLEGNPEKEIVEFSEKIDADLIVMGTTGKTGFDRLLLGSVAERVLKHAKCPVLLIKQKE